One part of the Streptomyces ferrugineus genome encodes these proteins:
- a CDS encoding plasmid mobilization relaxosome protein MobC, with amino-acid sequence MNDDELKRLTDAAAHCQMSNAAFLAFAADKAARDLTRTAAEIATEREVIDELFAARRHLGRIHGLFNQVAKALNSGADAPHLDTAAEAVRNAARRMEDAADALLAHREGGAAE; translated from the coding sequence ATGAACGACGACGAGCTCAAGCGCCTCACCGACGCAGCCGCCCACTGCCAGATGTCCAACGCCGCCTTCCTCGCCTTCGCCGCGGACAAGGCCGCCCGTGACCTGACCCGCACCGCCGCCGAGATCGCCACCGAACGAGAAGTCATCGACGAGCTGTTCGCCGCCCGGCGCCACCTGGGCCGCATCCACGGCCTGTTCAACCAGGTCGCCAAGGCCCTCAACTCCGGCGCCGACGCACCCCACCTGGACACGGCGGCAGAAGCCGTCCGCAATGCCGCCCGCCGCATGGAGGACGCCGCCGACGCCCTGCTCGCCCATCGCGAAGGCGGTGCCGCTGAGTGA